The region tattttatgcTGCAAGAAagttcaagcaaccggcaagagcatgtatccggcatcagtcgatccccgccggtgccggataccggggactttgctgtacttctGAAGAGCCATCAAAGCGTAAAGAACAAATTCAATGTATAGGTATAAATTGTCAGCTTTCCTAATCGGGCTGCtcctgaaatgactaccaacagaggtggCCAACATCCTCCATTGTGTTGCATCTGTttggaatgcatgttgtgtaccctgcctatatttaggctctgcacatccatgccgttggtcattcagatgcagcttgCCTAatcaagtgctgccacctcctcctgctgtatagaaatTCACTGTATGTTTGCGGACACACCAGAACACACTCTGATACGAATGAACATGTTTTTAATCAGTGAACAACGTACATAATATTTCCCACGTGTCATGACATATAAAAAAATCTGCAATACCCAACAATATATAACTTAAAATATTAATTTAAAGTATTCACAAATAAATTGTAAAACTATAAATATCTGGTTTGTGTGTataataaatatttacatcctatatatatattttttttttacagtctctCCCTTTGCCATAAACTGAGATATTAGGGTGGGGGAAAACATCCAGTTTTTTACTTGCTGAGTTCttatttttggggtgcttttttttgGTAGCTTCTTTTGAACTACAAGTATGTTCTCATATCTGAAAATTACACTTTGCATTACCTAAGAAGTCATAATTTGTAAAGCCACAATCGTTTGGTTTAAGAAAATagcgatattctttttgcattcatttttgcaaaaataatgtaaaattagaGTTTTGAGCAATAAGTCTgtgatttttcacttttttttgcaaattttaatGTAAAATGGGATTTTTGTACTTTTAGCAAATTCACTTTTCActgtaaaaattactttttctttttttaccatattacgaaaatacaatgtatttttggaaatattttctcaaaatcgaaaattgcattttcaatgcgaaaatgactttggctgaAATTTGCAAGCATCACTGGAAGTCAGCTCTGGTTAGTAGTAAGGCTTTCTAAAGTATGGCCTGAACATCTGTTTATGCCATGGGGGAAGGAGTGAGTAGACAGCTCTAGCAACAAGCTTTCCTCACTTATCCAGTTTATGTTTCCTCCGAGATCTCTCAGTAACTGCAGGTGCCTGATCATCGGCTGGATGATGCTCTGCAGATTGAGGGTGACTTTGTTGCCTGCTTCCTGCTGCTCCATCATCTCGTCTCCATTCATAAGCATAAACTTTTTGTTTGCCAAGTAGAGGTTACAAACTTATGTAGTGCACTTCTGAAGATCTATTCCACAAAGGGCATTCAGATCACGCCTGCATGTCTAAATGTCCACAAATATTTACAGGGACTTTAAGACAAAAACAATGATATAATCTGTGAGTCTAAGAAGAGAATGGAAAAACATGAATGAACTATAACGGAACACCAACGGTTTAAAGTAGAGTAAGTAGAGTAGGCCTTTAAATTTACGAGGCACTCCAACTCCAGGCGAACCTCCCTCCTTTGGCGGTAAGACTATAAGGAAAGGAAGGTAATATCCCGGGCGTGGCCAATGATTTCAGATGATCGTGTgtttcatatttgcaatttaaagggatactcctTGCAGCATACAAcattgcagcacaaatgggcacaagtGTAACACTAACCAAatatgatggaatttttatttgtacTGATTGTAGAGGGGCCAGCTTCAAGGAGCCAATGCCCTGCCAGGGTCACAGGTGTtgatgatgtgtcacatgacagcaCTAAAGACGTAAAAATAATTTAGCTCAAGTTAAGCacaaacatttatttgttgcagTCTGCTTTGATGATTGCCTTTGCTTTAATAATCTGGCCTGCCAGGCCAGCCTATGATGTGACACTAGAGAATAACAAGACAAACACCTGCTGTTGTGCAAGTATTTTTCTTCTAATATCTAGTGCAAAGGAAAAAATAGTCGTCACTTGTGACCTTCCTAGAAGAGAAGGAAGTGTTTTTGTTTGGAATGGGGATCTAAGGCTTACGTCGACATCCTCCTCCCTTCTCAGCAAGCCCAAGAAGACTGGGACAAGCAAGTACAAAGCGATTGTTCCCTTATCGTTTCACCTGCATCCTGTAGGGGCACTGCAAGTGTCATCCACAAGAACGGCAAAGCATAACATTGACGTCACGCTAAACACAACTTTATAATATTATTCTTGGCACACGGAGATACACAGTAGCTTTTAAAGCACATTACATTATTATTGTTGGAAAGCATACTCCTGGGATAGTAGTTTCACTTTGTGTAGGGTAAAGAGAGGGTCTAGTTTACTAACGTGGAGATCAGTGCACAGTTCTTGGGCCTTTCTGTTATCACTACCCCCTCGTGGCACCTTCAGGGTCTGTGATAGCCTGCCACCCAAGGAGCCTTTCCCTATACCTGGCCTTTGCTTTTACTCCACAGGGCACCCGAAAGTCCACAAATTCAGCTCTACGTAATATCAATTTCCATATTAATTCTCCTTTGGATGGTGGAGTAAGCTTGTAGGGCCGAACATGGTCTATGTGGCCTGTAAAGTCTGAGGTGAATCAGTCCTGTCTTTACTAGTGAACAGGGACCGGCGCCGCCTTCTGCCGTATCCCAGAGGGTCATTGGTGTTTCTGTTGGACCCGTCTTTGCTTCCATTGTTTCCCAGCTGGTAGATTCTGTTGGCTAGATTTTGGATCTGGCAGGTGCCTAGGGGGCAACCACGGGAACCGCTTGATGGGGCATAACGCTTCTCTCTGAGCTGCAACAGGGAGCTGAAAAATAAaggtttaaacattgtaatacgtAAATCGGAAAAAAGTACatcatatataataaatatacttttaatgttattaaaagttAATTTGTAATTTCAGTATAAAAACAGCTATGATTGTGTAGACACTTCAAATGTTTCAAATGGTTTAAATGATGCATCCCCGTAACCATGGCAACAGAGTTTCCATGCTCTGCTTGTTGGATGCGTATGACTCAGGAAGCAGAAAGTGCCTTTTTAGCCATAAATCTGACTTTTTCTGTTTAGAGAAAGAAGAGCTAAGGGGAGGATAGAATACCACACAACACATTTAAGGGTACAAAAGaaactaaaatttaaaatacatgtacacatacatatattctaCCAGCGTAAATGCACTGTAATTTTTTTCTTCCTAtttagctgtcacttacaatacatATAAGTTacagtattagtgtgacccacggTACTTCAGTAGCGTGACTGTTACTACGGTAATGAGCATTAACCCCCCTGCTGTTTCAAAAAAATCGGCAGGGGGGCAGcgacccccttttttttttttaaaccatgtagTTAGCctagggctagctacatgatagccgctgcgcagcggcatccccccaccccttctgatcgcctccggcaatctgagcaaacaggaaatcccgttcagaacgggatttcctgtttggcttccccatcgccatggggacgatcgggatgacgtcatggcgtcGTAGGGAGTCCCgagccaccccttagcgctgcctggcactgattggccaggctgcacaaggggtctgggggggggggggggcggcgcggcaaaTAGGCGCGGAGTGGAGGCAATCgggaagtacacgcagctagcagggcctgagaaatcctccttggCGGTTTACCCCGAACTCTgttcaggataaccggcaaggaggttaatgacggTAACGCTCCCGAATATGCAAGTCACCTTTTTATGCCTCTGAAAGCCAGAGGCAAAGGCATAGGGGCATGAAGGCTTGTCTTTCAGAGGCATAAAGCAATGATATACATGTTTGggaatgatgcatcatgggaaaccacagatgctcatttaaagctgaattactgCAAATAACGTCTGTTTTATGAAGGAAAAATTATATTCAACATttagcttttcggtctcttttagccccttaaggTGCCTGTTCTGTTGGCTGCCCACACttcacaggccgattcctgatcgatttcagcatgatttCTCCttatattattaatttatatagttcTGTCATCTTCTATGACACTGTATAGAATttatcctccctggcggtaaccccgagcctgactcggagtAGTCgctgggagctctatgcagagaatATGCAGAGTGCAGCGtgcatttttactcacctcccccgggatccagacgtcgctagccattctccttcctgtcctcggaggctctggatGCCTGTGGTGAGATCGCTGTTGGCAatttcactacagggttacagcgccacccagaggacggagtGAGAATTGCAGCCTTGGATCCCAGGAAGGTGAGTATATGCTGggttgctgcagatctctctagcagcctgattttttcctggttttagggtcttaaagcatgctgaaaagaccctaaaatccagaaataatcataccgccagggaggttaatatagaCAAAAGTGGGGACTATAGCCAAATACATAGTTCTTGGAAAGTATAATCATGCAGGTACGTGTTCATTGGATAGAATACGTTCTTCAAAGACAAGATCCAATAGGTGTAGGACTCTGCCCTTGTCAGCTTATTTACCTTAGGATGTTCTGCATGTATTCCTGGGAGTTCTCTGCCACTGTATTGTCTGCAGACTCCACTACAGCAGGAGGATGATAGTCGGTATCTCTCACGTCTCTACTGTGCTTCTGGTTCGAAAGGTCTCTTAATTTCTCCAGGAAGGACGCAACAGGTGGGGGCATACGCCTGGAATACAGATACACATTACAGGTTATTATCATGATAGGTCAGAGACTACAGTTCTTAATAAATGCCACAGTTATGTGTGTGGATCATACATGTCAATTCTGGTCATGAGGACCAAATTTGGcccacagagccatcaaatttagtCCCCAAGTGGTTTTACTATCTgtgtattatgtttggcccactctagaccactagAGAAGCTATGCTAAAGGTGAAACCCGAGATAACCAGGGAAATATGGGCGGGGGaaagcattagacaccaggtaactgtatgggtatggggggggggggcactagacgccagggaacagtatggggagggagggggaccacttgacatcaggaaactgtataggggaaggggtggcactagacaccagggaactgtatagaggaaggTGGACCACTAGATACTAGGAAAGTGTAGAGGGGATGGATGAGGcattagactccagggaactgtatagaggaaggccactagactccagggaactgtataggagagggaggagggccactaaggGAGGGGCAcctctagacatcagggaactgtatggggaggaagggcattagacaccagggacctttataaaggaggaaggtggccactagacattgaggttggctttAGTGTTCAAttgggcccactttgtatttcagtttgTCACCCCTAGTGTACATGATTACAGGCACAGCTATAATAAGGCCCAGTGAAAATATATTTACACGGCTCTTTCAGATGGGGCATTATTATGCGGAACTAAGAAAATGctatttgcctggctgtcacaCTGATTTCTTAGCTTCacagtcagagcggtcagctgattTCTATACTTGTTGTTCCACGTAGGCCATTCACTAAATAATTATTGACAGTAAAGGATCAGTATGACAGATGGGCAATTTGGTGAGGGATGTCGGCCAATGACAGTCTTTGGTTTAGCAGTAAAAGCAATCAATGCAGTCGCTGGGGTTATATGTTTACCTGTCTCTGTGGTCCACCCAGAGGGAGCTGCAGATGCTGATTGTCATCGCAAGGAAAAACAACATCAGAAAGTCATATCGAGCCATGAGTCCTGCAGAGGAAAAAACACAGCGTCATTATTACACAAGTCCAACAACACccggccagcttccttcagccactCTATATTTATACTGTTTTGAAGAAGTCGAATATCAGATCTGATTGGCTTGTACAACAACCTGGCTTTCGGACAAATGGAACAAAAGGCAGTGGCCATTTGCCAATATAGGAAATGGAGTTTGCATGATATGAATAGAACTAAAGACAGCCTCACTACTAAACCAATGGACTGCATTAAcagtgactcagcagcactgcgcATTATAGAATCAGGTACTGACATGACAAAACCAATCCGCCAAACCTAATGACTAATATGGTGTTATGGTGGAGACACACCCTACCTAACAGCAAGCATCACAAGCTAAGGATGATGTGCGTAAGGTCTTGTTTAATAACCGTACCATGAGCATTGATGTATAACAAGTACTTAAGTCATGCTAGCACCCCTGACATACCCAAGAAGATAGACAACCTAACCTGCTACAACTGTCACAAGGACTAATTTATCAAGACTAGTTAAAGA is a window of Hyperolius riggenbachi isolate aHypRig1 chromosome 6, aHypRig1.pri, whole genome shotgun sequence DNA encoding:
- the LOC137522861 gene encoding pro-adrenomedullin-like, with the translated sequence MARYDFLMLFFLAMTISICSSLWVDHRDRRMPPPVASFLEKLRDLSNQKHSRDVRDTDYHPPAVVESADNTVAENSQEYMQNILSSLLQLREKRYAPSSGSRGCPLGTCQIQNLANRIYQLGNNGSKDGSNRNTNDPLGYGRRRRRSLFTSKDRTDSPQTLQAT